A single Elaeis guineensis isolate ETL-2024a chromosome 15, EG11, whole genome shotgun sequence DNA region contains:
- the LOC105035284 gene encoding protein OBERON 4, with amino-acid sequence MKRLRSYVEDADEDVGEKGVFKDWQRRDQDPERSSSHRRFYSKTDNLRKTSSLFSYDRALDDDRESSRSLRKRFNHGVVGFDRRKGFDRYRDTCDRPMQVSSSPRGLYGSDRLYRSESFSGLRREFPKGFRSERDRSRREGSSGSSWRRLTSWKEREAAADEERRSPATDSDSVGKGGSHAASPEDRGGKTKSSSGEQSGKNEIAKAEKLCRESCSSSEMEEGELEPDPEPEAEPVAESSHDTKMPVQIESENCKDGESECTSIPEKNEIEASENKKEFDGGVDGDGKEEGKATEVPMDEVNVSEAVDEVNVADQALDNQQDSFKEVEKKKREEGGGEGKDNNVDDHKVEGRLWGEEQRVLQEESISLPCQGLSMKCSDEEQVGEKEGKGAICSSCSPPRNKTEEDKGEREGVAAETEDRKIKETVRSLEVAQKGRDIDLEAEPEGVLGLFDSSEEIGGESNLGEVTLDLMKDKLKENYKDKGKRLAISISSKANSPEDGAMEGPSKRGFELVFHSDVSRPEKVQCGGVVIGKNQDDKLKMEPLDLSLSLPGASLDLPGHGRSIQSLPSSLRANSDGFTTSISFTSSQPFVHNPSCSLTQNSMDNYEHSVGSHPIVQGVDQVSNGNIWHAQASNETKQKRGAVPLFQRMLLNGNASQNSLSSLNGQHQLKPNGLSQQSSLPKELSPTHSHGSRDPRSEPSKEKALTRGRSSSSLFKSEQQEGEQLALNGSGVIENIVSKIVGEPLQLMGRMLQGMTEHSVMYLKETICEMITNVDKSGQIHAFQESLQRRSDLTIETLPKCPRILLEILVAIKTGLPDFIRRAINIPSSDFVEIFLNMKCRNLACRSMLPVDDCDCKVCVQKNGFCSACMCLVCSKFDNASNTCSWVGCDICLHWCHTECGLRDSYIRNGQSSSGALEMTEMQFHCVACDHRSEMFGFVKEVFKTCASDWKAETLAKELQYVRRIFSVSSDVRGRKLHDVAEQMLVRLEDKANYSEVINYVMTFLSESEYNVSSSPSIFLPKEPSRNNAEGSSGIAGSSKEKTWLPSIPPERVPCVETAGLLSAVDCERVDQQSRDAALQINIEKKPVVDELESVIKFKQAEAKMYQERADDARKEAESLKRIAIAKNVKIEEDYASRIAKLRLGEAEERRRQKLEEVQVIERAQREYFNMKIRMEADIKDLLLKMEATKCNFNA; translated from the exons ATGAAGAGGCTGAGATCGTACGTCGAAGACGCGGACGAGGACGTTGGCGAGAAAGGGGTTTTCAAGGACTGGCAGAGACGGGATCAGGATCCGGAGCGATCTTCCTCGCATCGCCGGTTCTACTCGAAGACTGACAACTTGCGGAAAACCTCGTCGTTGTTTTCGTATGATCGAGCTCTGGATGATGATCGGGAGTCGTCCAGGTCTCTTCGGAAGAGGTTCAATCATGGCGTGGTTGGATTTGATCGGCGGAAGGGGTTTGATCGGTACCGGGACACCTGCGACCGGCCGATGCAGGTCTCGTCCTCGCCGCGGGGTTTGTATGGCAGTGACCGACTGTACCGCTCGGAGAGCTTCTCCGGGCTGAGGAGGGAGTTTCCAAAGGGGTTCAGGTCCGAGAGGGACCGCTCACGGCGGGAGGGGAGCAGTGGCTCGTCGTGGCGTAGATTGACCAGCTGGAAGGAGAGGGAGGCTGCGGCTGATGAGGAGAGGAGATCACCAGCTACGGATTCGGATTCTGTGGGGAAAGGAGGAAGCCATGCCGCTTCACCGGAAGATCGTGGAGGGAAGACGAAGTCCTCGAGTGGGGAGCAGTCTGGGAAAAATGAGATAGCAAAGGCAGAGAAGCTGTGCAGAGAGAGCTGCAGCAGTAGTGAGATGGAAGAAGGAGAGCTTGAACCAGATCCTGAACCAGAAGCTGAGCCTGTAGCTGAATCTTCCCATGATACAAAGATGCCAGTTCAAATTGAATCAGAAAATTGTAAGGATGGAGAATCTGAATGTACTAGCATACCAGAGAAGAATGAAATTGAAGCTAGTGAAAATAAGAAAGAGTTTGATGGGGGGGTTGATGGTGATGGAAAGGAAGAAGGGAAGGCAACTGAGGTGCCAATGGATGAAGTAAATGTGTCTGAGGCAGTGGATGAAGTAAATGTAGCTGACCAAGCTCTAGATAACCAACAGGACTCGTTTAAGGAAgttgagaagaagaaaagagaggagggaggaggagaaggaaaagataaCAATGTTGATGATCATAAAGTAGAAGGTAGATTATGGGGGGAGGAACAAAGAGTCCTTCAGGAAGAGAGCATTTCTTTACCTTGCCAGGGCCTATCAATGAAATGCTCTGATGAAGAGCAGGTGGGTGAAAAGGAAGGGAAAGGAGCAATTTGTTCTAGTTGCTCTCCCCCAAGAAACAAAACAGAGGAGGATAAGGGAGAAAGAGAAGGGGTGGCTGCTGAAACCGAGGACAGAAAGATAAAAGAGACAGTTAGAAGCCTTGAGGTTGCGCAAAAAGGAAGAGATATCGATCTTGAGGCCGAACCTGAGGGTGTTCTTGGTCTGTTTGATTCGAGTGAGGAAATTGGTGGGGAGAGTAACCTGGGGGAAGTAACTCTGGATCTGATGAAAGACAAGCTGAAGGAGAATTACAAGGACAAGGGAAAGAGACTAGCAATTTCTATCTCTAGCAAAGCAAATTCTCCAGAAGATGGTGCCATGGAGGGTCCCAGCAAAAGGGGCTTTGAGCTGGTCTTCCATTCTGATGTTAGTCGACCCGAGAAAGTACAGTGTGGTGGGGTTGTTATTGGCAAGAATCAAGATGATAAACTCAAAATGGAGCCTCTTGATCTTTCTCTTAGTTTGCCAGGTGCTTCGTTAGATCTTCCTGGCCATGGAAGAAGCATCCAGTCTTTGCCATCCTCTTTGCGAGCAAACTCAGATGGGTTCACAACTTCGATCTCATTCACAAGTTCTCAGCCATTTGTTCACAATCCTAGTTGTTCGCTCACACAGAATTCAATGGATAATTATGAACACTCAGTTGGTAGCCATCCTATAGTTCAAGGAGTGGATCAGGTTTCTAATGGTAACATATGGCATGCTCAGGCTTCGAATGAGACTAAACAGAAGAGAGGAGCTGTCCCACTCTTCCAGAGAATGCTTCTGAATGGTAATGCTTCACAGAATTCACTAAGTTCTTTGAATGGGCAGCATCAATTGAAGCCGAATGGCCTCTCACAGCAGTCAAGTCTTCCAAAAGAGTTGTCCCCTACTCATAGTCATGGCTCTCGCGATCCTAGGTCAGAACCCAGTAAGGAGAAGGCTCTCACAAGAGGGAGAAGCAGCAGTAGCCTTTTTAAGAGTGAGCAACAGGAAGGTGAACAGCTTGCCCTTAATGGTTCTGGTGTCATTGAGAATATTGTCTCCAAAATTGTGGGAGAACCATTACAGCTAATGGGCAGGATGCTTCAAGGAATGACAGAGCACTCCGTCATGTACCTGAAGGAAACTATTTGTGAGATGATTACTAATGTAGATAAAAGTGGGCAGATACATGCATTTCAGGAGTCTCTTCAGAGGAGGTCTGACCTGACTATAGAAACACTGCCCAAATGCCCTCGTATCCTGCTGGAGATCTTGGTAGCTATAAAAACAGGTCTTCCAGATTTTATTCGGAGAGCGATTAACATTCCATCATCTGATTTTGTTGAGATCTTTTTGAATATGAAGTGCCGCAATCTCGCTTGCCGGAGTATGTTGCCTGTGGATGATTGTGACTGCAAGGTTTGTGTACAGAAGAATGGCTTCTGCAGTGCATGCATGTGTCTTGTGTGCTCCAAGTTTGACAATGCATCTAATACTTGTAGCTGGGTGGGCTGTGATATCTGCCTCCACTGGTGCCACACAGAATGTGGGTTGCGTGATTCTTATATTAGAAATGGCCAAAGTTCTTCAGGAGCACTAGAGATGACTGAGATGCAGTTTCACTGTGTTGCTTGTGACCATCGTTCTGAGATGTTTGGATTTGTAAAGGAAGTTTTTAAAACCTGTGCCAGCGACTGGAAAGCAGAAACTCTTGCCAAGGAACTTCAGTATGTAAGGAGGATCTTTTCTGTGAGTAGTGATGTGAGGGGTAGAAAATTGCATGATGTAGCTGAGCAGATGCTGGTGAGACTGGAAGACAAAGCCAATTATTCTGAAGTCATCAATTATGTAATGACATTTCTTTCGG agaGTGAGTATAATGTAAGCAGTAGTCCTTCCATATTTCTTCCGAAGGAGCCATCTAGAAATAATGCTGAAGGAAGCAGTGGGATAGCTGGTTCAAGCAAAGAAAAAACATGGTTGCCATCCATTCCCCCAGAGAGAGTCCCCTGCGTGGAAACTGCAGGTCTTCTTTCTGCTGTAGATTGTGAACGAGTAGATCAGCAGAGTAGGGATGCGGCTTTGCAAATAAACATTGAGAAGAAGCCAGTTGTTGATGAACTGGAGAGTGTTATAAAGTTCAAGCAGGCTGAGGCAAAAATGTACCAAGAACGTGCTGATGATGCAAGAAAAGAAGCTGAGAGCCTAAAACGCATAGCAATAGCCAAGAATGTTAAAATAGAGGAAGATTATGCTAGTCGAATTGCAAAATTGAGATTAGGTGAGGCAGAGGAAAGGCGTAGACAAAAGCTTGAAGAAGTACAAGTTATTGAAAGGGCACAGCGTGAGTACTTCAATATGAAGATACGGATGGAAGCTGATATAAAAGATCTATTGTTGAAAATGGAAGCTACAAAGTGCAACTTCAATGCATGA